Proteins encoded by one window of Phycisphaeraceae bacterium:
- a CDS encoding potassium channel protein — protein MANRTGRRNVGVLVRFLLALAALVVIYAALFQVFMRHEGQEHSFFDGIYWTLVTMSTLGFGDITFRETPGRMFSIVVIISGTLFMLTLLPFAFIQFFYSPWMEARKAAIAPRSLPAGTEGHIIMTRFGPLTTSLVTRLVRRGRPHVVIVSDVEEAIRLHDQGISVMVGEVDDPQTYIAARIEKAALVVTTLDDPDNAAVTIAVRAVSESVRVIAVASRAHADKVYSAAGVSQVLSLGHVTGTSLAHRIVGGDAMTHVIGSLDELRIAEANALRTPLVGKTLRENRLNELGVTVVGVWDRGQFQPAGPETVITSSTILVLAGTAAQLERYDEEFSIYNVSDGHVLIIGAGRVGTATARALERRGVEHRLIERSSRASAKASLVTGDASDPDVLRSAGLDAAHAVVITTHDDATNVYLTILIRHLRPDIQIISRSSLERSVETLHRAGADFVISTASIFSSYVLNLLDRSSMLMLAEGLTVFRFRVDADMAGRSLADLALRRRAGCSVVAVYVDGVMRANPSPTEPLIEGSELLMIGGSGAEERLESLARDEE, from the coding sequence ATGGCCAATCGCACCGGTCGGCGCAATGTCGGGGTGCTGGTGCGTTTTCTGCTGGCGCTTGCGGCGCTTGTGGTGATCTATGCGGCGCTGTTCCAGGTTTTCATGCGTCACGAAGGGCAGGAACACTCATTTTTCGATGGGATCTACTGGACGCTGGTGACGATGTCGACGCTCGGTTTTGGCGACATTACGTTCCGTGAGACACCGGGCCGCATGTTTTCGATCGTTGTCATCATCTCGGGCACGCTGTTCATGTTGACGCTGCTGCCGTTCGCGTTCATCCAGTTTTTCTACAGCCCGTGGATGGAAGCTCGCAAGGCTGCCATCGCGCCTCGCTCGCTGCCGGCAGGCACGGAGGGGCACATCATCATGACGCGGTTCGGCCCGCTCACGACGTCGCTGGTGACGCGTCTTGTCCGTCGGGGCCGCCCGCATGTCGTGATCGTCAGTGATGTGGAGGAAGCGATCAGACTGCACGATCAGGGCATCAGCGTGATGGTCGGCGAGGTGGATGATCCTCAGACCTACATCGCTGCGCGCATTGAGAAGGCGGCGCTGGTGGTGACGACGCTCGACGACCCGGACAATGCCGCGGTTACGATCGCGGTGCGTGCGGTCAGCGAGTCTGTGCGGGTGATTGCGGTGGCCAGTCGGGCGCACGCCGACAAGGTGTATAGCGCTGCTGGCGTTTCGCAGGTGCTTTCGCTGGGGCATGTCACGGGTACGTCGCTGGCACACCGCATCGTGGGCGGCGACGCGATGACGCATGTGATTGGTTCGCTCGACGAGCTTCGCATCGCCGAGGCCAACGCATTGCGGACGCCGCTCGTGGGCAAGACTCTGCGAGAAAACCGGCTCAATGAACTGGGCGTGACGGTCGTGGGTGTGTGGGATCGCGGGCAATTTCAACCCGCCGGCCCCGAGACGGTCATTACGTCGAGCACGATTCTTGTCCTTGCGGGCACGGCCGCCCAGCTCGAGCGTTATGACGAGGAGTTCTCGATCTACAACGTCTCAGACGGGCATGTGCTGATCATCGGCGCGGGGCGGGTCGGCACGGCGACGGCGCGGGCGCTCGAACGTCGGGGCGTGGAGCATCGCCTCATCGAGCGATCGAGTCGCGCCAGCGCCAAGGCCTCGCTCGTGACAGGCGACGCCTCGGATCCCGATGTCCTGCGCTCGGCCGGGCTGGACGCGGCGCACGCGGTGGTCATCACGACGCACGACGACGCGACGAATGTGTATCTCACGATTCTGATTCGCCACCTGCGGCCGGACATTCAGATCATCAGTCGTTCGTCACTTGAGCGCAGCGTCGAGACGCTGCACCGCGCGGGGGCGGATTTCGTGATTTCGACTGCGTCGATCTTCTCAAGTTATGTGCTCAACCTGCTCGACCGCTCGAGCATGCTGATGCTGGCCGAGGGGCTGACGGTCTTTCGCTTCAGGGTGGACGCCGACATGGCCGGGCGGTCGCTTGCGGATCTGGCGCTGCGGCGTCGTGCCGGGTGCAGTGTTGTCGCGGTGTATGTGGATGGCGTGATGCGTGCCAATCCGTCGCCCACCGAGCCGCTGATCGAAGGCAGCGAGCTGCTGATGATCGGCGGAAGCGGAGCCGAGGAGCGTCTGGAGTCGCTGGCGCGCGATGAGGAGTGA
- a CDS encoding CotH kinase family protein, translated as MSLRFAAASAVVAVTLSSSVAAAQDLYDTATLRSFNLSFHDANWLTLLRNNYISETLILADLEVDGTVYPDVGVRIRGNTSYTGLPAGSEKFSLKIKMDHVHSDQDLLGYDTINLNNGFRDPTFCREVVYNNFVAQYIPNPRANHALVTLNGANWGVYVNVQQPDKTMLRDFFTNADGLRIRCANNPNGPGLRYNGTNPANYAGYEIQNDGGLADPLGSLIAVCNALTNEPLATWPNIDQVFAIDPSIWSVVLENLLTDDDSYVNKGCDFMTYTDPLDGRMHLLQRDANETFTQTSWSVTRNFTNTSRPVLSRVLAVSQLRQRYMAHYRTAAAQLNWSHFGAEFTTLRTLIDAHVQADPKKLYSYTLFQNNFTSTVTMPYAGLAGGSIVGLEQFVNQRAAFLATSSELMASGPIVSDVAASDDAPLPGDVVTISAQALSAGSPVTQVELFWRVGQSGVFARTMMADDGLSGDGAAGDGVYGAVLPVPANGGERVEYYVAATAGNAFSSLTFAPALAERGPAVLQFGVPAAPGMRITEFMYSGTSGEFVELTNRSALPIDLSGWSMDDDHAVAGAFDLSPLGIVQPGASVIITESDAVSFRSAWNIDPQVAILGQLGAVSGNNLGRNDQIHLYDSAGALIDRLDYGDQTFAGTIRTQNISGQVCRESLGANAIDAWVLSAAGDVFGSYASATGEIGSPGLYIAVSCLPCPADMTGDGTLDFFDVQAFLAAYAAQNPAADFNGDGLFDFFDVSAYLAAFSAGCP; from the coding sequence ATGTCATTGAGGTTTGCTGCCGCCAGCGCGGTCGTTGCGGTCACTTTGTCGTCGTCGGTGGCTGCTGCACAGGATCTGTACGACACCGCGACCCTGCGGTCGTTCAACCTGAGCTTCCATGATGCGAACTGGCTGACGCTGCTGCGCAACAACTACATCTCGGAGACGCTGATCCTGGCCGATCTGGAAGTCGACGGCACCGTGTATCCCGATGTGGGCGTGCGGATCCGCGGCAACACGTCGTATACGGGGCTTCCTGCGGGCAGTGAGAAGTTCAGCCTCAAAATCAAGATGGATCATGTGCACTCGGATCAGGACCTGCTCGGGTATGACACGATCAACCTGAACAATGGTTTCCGCGACCCGACCTTCTGCCGCGAAGTGGTCTACAACAACTTCGTCGCTCAGTACATTCCCAATCCCCGGGCCAATCATGCGCTCGTCACGCTCAACGGGGCGAACTGGGGGGTGTATGTCAACGTGCAGCAGCCGGACAAAACGATGCTCCGCGACTTTTTTACCAACGCCGACGGGCTGCGGATCCGCTGCGCGAACAACCCGAACGGCCCCGGGCTGCGCTATAACGGCACCAACCCGGCGAATTACGCGGGGTATGAGATCCAGAACGACGGCGGGCTGGCCGATCCGCTCGGTTCGCTCATCGCGGTCTGCAACGCCCTGACCAATGAGCCGCTCGCGACCTGGCCAAACATCGACCAGGTGTTTGCGATCGATCCTTCGATCTGGTCGGTCGTGCTCGAGAACCTGCTGACCGACGACGACTCGTACGTGAACAAGGGTTGCGACTTCATGACCTACACCGACCCGCTCGATGGTCGCATGCATCTGCTCCAGCGCGACGCCAACGAGACGTTTACGCAGACTTCGTGGTCGGTGACGCGGAATTTCACGAACACCAGCCGCCCCGTGCTCAGCCGGGTGCTGGCCGTGTCCCAGTTGCGTCAGCGCTACATGGCCCATTACCGCACCGCGGCCGCGCAGCTCAACTGGTCGCACTTCGGAGCCGAGTTCACGACCCTGCGCACGCTCATCGATGCGCACGTGCAGGCCGACCCGAAGAAGTTGTACTCCTACACGCTGTTCCAGAACAACTTCACGTCCACGGTCACGATGCCCTACGCCGGGCTTGCGGGCGGCTCGATCGTCGGGCTTGAGCAGTTCGTGAATCAGAGGGCCGCTTTTCTGGCCACGAGCAGCGAGTTGATGGCCTCGGGTCCGATTGTGTCGGACGTGGCGGCCTCCGATGACGCCCCGCTTCCCGGCGATGTCGTGACGATCAGCGCCCAGGCGCTCTCGGCGGGCAGTCCGGTCACGCAGGTCGAACTGTTCTGGCGCGTGGGCCAGAGCGGGGTCTTTGCGCGCACCATGATGGCCGACGACGGGCTCTCCGGCGACGGAGCGGCGGGCGACGGGGTGTACGGAGCGGTGCTCCCGGTGCCGGCAAACGGCGGCGAACGGGTCGAGTATTACGTCGCGGCGACTGCGGGCAACGCGTTTTCGTCCCTGACCTTCGCTCCGGCGCTGGCTGAGCGCGGTCCGGCGGTGCTGCAGTTCGGTGTGCCCGCTGCGCCGGGCATGCGCATCACCGAGTTCATGTACTCGGGCACGTCGGGCGAGTTTGTCGAGCTGACCAATCGCTCCGCGCTGCCGATCGATCTCTCCGGCTGGAGCATGGATGACGATCATGCCGTCGCGGGCGCGTTCGATCTGTCCCCGCTGGGCATCGTGCAGCCCGGCGCGTCGGTCATCATCACCGAATCCGACGCCGTGTCTTTCAGGTCCGCATGGAACATCGACCCGCAGGTCGCCATCCTGGGCCAACTGGGCGCTGTCAGCGGCAACAACCTCGGTCGCAACGACCAGATTCATCTCTATGACAGCGCAGGCGCGCTCATCGACAGGCTGGACTACGGCGACCAGACTTTTGCAGGCACCATCCGCACCCAGAACATCAGCGGGCAGGTCTGCCGCGAGTCGCTGGGCGCCAATGCGATCGATGCGTGGGTGCTGTCGGCCGCCGGAGACGTGTTCGGCTCGTACGCGTCGGCAACAGGCGAGATCGGTTCGCCGGGTTTGTACATCGCGGTGTCGTGCCTGCCATGCCCGGCGGACATGACGGGGGATGGCACGCTGGATTTCTTCGATGTGCAGGCCTTCCTGGCGGCCTATGCCGCGCAGAATCCCGCCGCCGACTTCAATGGTGACGGACTGTTCGACTTCTTCGATGTCTCGGCCTACCTGGCGGCCTTCAGCGCGGGCTGCCCGTAA
- a CDS encoding RecQ family ATP-dependent DNA helicase, which translates to MMPHSLPGAALDILRRVWGFTEPRPVQAAAIRAALAGQDCLAVLPTGGGKSLCYQLPPLVNGDTTIVVSPLISLMKDQVDALRVLNVAAACLNSSMDAGTQQEVLDQLAAGRLRLLYVAPERLLSGGLLGVLADYPFVTRVAIDEAHCVSSWGHDFRPEYRTLGVLRDSLPRVALSAFTATATQRVRKDIIRQLRLREPEVIVGDVDRPNLTYRIVPRTRADEQIAGVLGRHRDEASIVYCITRKETERVAEMLSSRGIEARAYHAGLSARDRTRVQERFACERLNVVVATVAFGMGIDRSNVRCVLHAALPKSIEAYQQETGRAGRDGLEAECVLLYSGGDVEKWSRLIEKSNAEAGVDRAITARSIEQVAMMGRFAAGRTCRHAALSAHFGQTYAFANCNACDVCLDEMVVNETPMVTAQKILSCVARCERASGVSFGTAHIVDVLRGSRAARVLDRGHDRLSTHGLLKDVPKAELAGYVHQLVDQGALARGSGDYPTVTLCAGSWEVLSGKKPVTLVSAARPAETSSNTPGGPEAELFERLRAMRMALATERGLPPFMIFHDSVLHEIARRRPTNISDLAVISGIGASKREQFGEAVVDVVRQWCQSNPDAAARTGPVDITSPRVSTLSVDRVRAHPSAAYFERGQSIEEVALALGLKQRTIAEKLGAWIEATAPADISAWIDPATYATVEQAARSTGLERLKPIFEALGEQVDYSTIRIVVAHLRVLQRG; encoded by the coding sequence ATGATGCCCCATTCGCTTCCTGGCGCTGCTCTTGACATTCTCCGCCGCGTGTGGGGGTTCACCGAGCCGCGACCGGTGCAGGCGGCGGCGATCCGGGCGGCCCTGGCGGGGCAGGATTGTCTGGCCGTGCTGCCGACGGGTGGGGGCAAGAGCCTGTGCTACCAGTTGCCGCCGCTGGTGAACGGCGACACGACGATCGTGGTCAGCCCGCTGATCTCGCTGATGAAGGATCAGGTCGATGCGCTGCGGGTGCTCAACGTCGCGGCGGCGTGTCTGAACTCGTCGATGGATGCCGGCACGCAGCAGGAGGTGCTCGACCAGCTTGCGGCGGGGCGATTGCGGCTGCTGTATGTCGCGCCCGAGCGGTTGCTCAGCGGCGGCCTGCTGGGTGTGCTAGCTGACTATCCGTTTGTGACGCGCGTGGCGATCGACGAGGCGCACTGCGTGAGCAGCTGGGGGCACGACTTTCGCCCGGAGTATCGCACGCTGGGGGTGTTGCGTGATTCCCTGCCGCGCGTGGCGCTGAGCGCTTTCACGGCCACCGCGACGCAGCGTGTGCGCAAGGACATCATCAGGCAACTGCGGCTGCGCGAGCCGGAAGTAATCGTCGGTGATGTCGATCGGCCCAACCTGACGTACCGGATTGTGCCGCGCACGCGGGCGGATGAGCAGATCGCGGGCGTGCTGGGCCGCCACAGAGATGAGGCGTCGATTGTGTATTGCATCACCCGCAAGGAGACCGAGCGTGTGGCCGAGATGCTTTCGTCGCGCGGCATCGAAGCGCGGGCGTATCACGCCGGGCTGAGTGCGCGCGACCGCACGAGGGTGCAGGAGCGGTTCGCGTGCGAGAGGCTCAATGTGGTGGTGGCGACGGTGGCGTTCGGGATGGGGATTGATCGCTCCAACGTGCGGTGCGTGCTCCATGCAGCCCTGCCCAAGAGTATCGAGGCGTATCAGCAGGAGACCGGGCGGGCCGGGCGCGACGGGCTCGAGGCCGAGTGCGTGCTGCTCTACAGCGGGGGCGACGTCGAGAAGTGGTCGCGGCTGATCGAGAAGAGCAATGCCGAGGCGGGGGTCGATCGGGCCATCACCGCCAGATCGATCGAGCAGGTCGCGATGATGGGGCGCTTCGCGGCCGGCAGGACTTGCCGCCACGCGGCGCTGAGCGCGCACTTCGGGCAGACGTATGCGTTTGCCAACTGCAACGCGTGCGATGTCTGCCTTGATGAGATGGTCGTCAATGAGACGCCGATGGTCACGGCGCAGAAGATTCTGTCGTGTGTCGCGCGGTGTGAGCGGGCTTCGGGTGTGTCGTTCGGCACCGCGCACATCGTGGACGTGCTGCGCGGCTCGCGGGCGGCGAGAGTGCTCGATCGGGGCCACGACAGGCTGAGCACGCACGGCCTGCTCAAGGATGTGCCCAAGGCCGAACTGGCCGGGTACGTGCATCAACTGGTCGATCAGGGGGCGCTGGCGCGCGGGAGCGGCGATTATCCGACGGTGACGCTGTGCGCGGGCTCGTGGGAAGTGCTGAGCGGGAAGAAGCCGGTGACGCTGGTCAGCGCGGCCCGCCCCGCCGAAACCAGCTCGAACACTCCAGGCGGTCCGGAGGCCGAACTCTTCGAGCGGCTGCGCGCGATGCGCATGGCGCTGGCGACCGAGCGTGGGCTGCCGCCGTTCATGATCTTTCATGACAGCGTCCTGCATGAGATTGCGCGGCGCCGGCCGACGAACATCAGTGATCTGGCGGTGATTTCGGGCATCGGCGCGAGCAAGCGCGAGCAGTTCGGGGAGGCGGTGGTCGATGTGGTGCGTCAGTGGTGCCAGAGCAATCCCGATGCTGCCGCCCGGACAGGACCGGTGGACATCACGTCGCCGCGCGTGTCAACCCTGTCTGTCGATCGCGTGCGTGCTCATCCATCAGCCGCGTACTTCGAGCGCGGACAGTCGATCGAGGAGGTCGCGCTCGCGCTGGGCTTGAAACAAAGAACGATTGCTGAGAAGCTCGGGGCGTGGATCGAAGCCACGGCCCCCGCTGACATCAGCGCCTGGATCGACCCGGCCACGTATGCGACGGTCGAGCAGGCCGCACGCAGCACCGGGCTCGAACGGCTGAAGCCCATTTTTGAAGCGCTCGGCGAACAGGTTGACTACAGCACGATTCGCATTGTCGTCGCTCACCTTCGCGTGCTTCAGCGCGGCTGA
- a CDS encoding 2-oxo acid dehydrogenase subunit E2 — translation MAGKTSTDPNVFILPDLGEGVHEAELIAWKVKVGDSVEEHDILAEMETDKALVEVPSPRKGVIKTLHGEAGEILHVGNPLVTYEGGSNASESPAASHVEDKPAKAQGTKAGMNNNGAADEDAGTVVGAMSAETPGMSAREGKALATPAVRRLARDLGVEIDLVPGSGIGGRVTAKDIESFAAGGGSPRQAASRAPAAPRTTPSVTSSAHVAAATAAPAPAVQRVAFEPGAEATRVPFRGVRRKIAERLRASVDTAVHFTVMDEADVSELDLLRKQLAAASGEKVSFLPFVCSAVARALTSQFGALNATVDDEASEIVQHRSVHLGIATDTESGLMVPVMRDADRLGVLEISRQIASIAASARDRSIGRESLSGSTFTISNVGSHAGRFATPVINAPEVGILAVGRTREGMVVKNGWFRVGKLMPLSLACDHRVVDGATAALCLAEIVRLIEAPNQLLTPARG, via the coding sequence ATGGCAGGCAAGACTTCGACAGATCCCAACGTGTTCATTCTTCCGGACCTCGGTGAGGGCGTGCATGAGGCCGAACTCATTGCGTGGAAGGTCAAGGTGGGCGACAGTGTCGAGGAGCATGACATTCTTGCCGAGATGGAGACGGACAAGGCTCTTGTGGAAGTGCCCAGCCCGCGCAAGGGCGTGATCAAGACGCTGCACGGCGAGGCGGGCGAGATTCTGCATGTCGGAAATCCGCTCGTGACGTATGAAGGCGGATCGAATGCCAGCGAAAGCCCGGCAGCATCGCATGTCGAAGACAAGCCGGCCAAGGCACAGGGCACCAAGGCGGGCATGAACAACAACGGCGCGGCCGATGAGGACGCGGGCACGGTGGTCGGGGCGATGAGCGCCGAGACGCCGGGCATGTCGGCCCGCGAAGGCAAGGCGCTTGCGACGCCGGCTGTACGCAGGCTTGCCCGTGATCTTGGTGTGGAGATTGATCTTGTGCCGGGCTCGGGCATTGGCGGGCGTGTGACGGCCAAGGACATTGAGTCATTTGCAGCCGGTGGCGGCTCGCCGCGCCAGGCTGCCTCGCGTGCACCTGCGGCCCCGCGTACTACGCCGAGTGTGACATCGAGTGCTCATGTCGCTGCGGCGACGGCGGCACCTGCACCGGCGGTGCAGCGTGTTGCGTTCGAGCCGGGAGCAGAGGCGACGCGGGTGCCGTTCCGCGGTGTGCGGCGCAAGATTGCCGAGCGTCTGCGGGCCAGTGTTGACACTGCGGTGCACTTTACCGTGATGGACGAGGCGGATGTTTCGGAGTTGGATCTGCTTCGCAAGCAGCTTGCCGCTGCGTCGGGTGAGAAGGTGAGTTTCCTGCCGTTCGTGTGTTCGGCGGTGGCGCGTGCGTTGACTAGCCAGTTTGGCGCGCTGAATGCCACTGTGGATGACGAGGCGAGCGAGATTGTGCAGCATCGCAGCGTGCACCTGGGCATTGCGACCGACACCGAGAGCGGGCTGATGGTGCCGGTGATGCGGGATGCGGATCGGCTGGGGGTGCTGGAGATTTCGCGTCAGATTGCGAGCATTGCGGCGTCGGCGCGCGACCGTTCGATCGGGCGCGAGTCGCTGTCGGGCTCGACGTTCACGATCAGCAACGTCGGGAGTCATGCAGGGCGGTTTGCGACGCCCGTAATCAATGCTCCGGAGGTCGGGATTCTTGCGGTGGGCCGCACGCGCGAGGGGATGGTCGTGAAGAACGGCTGGTTCCGCGTCGGCAAGTTGATGCCGCTGAGTCTGGCGTGCGACCATCGTGTGGTGGACGGCGCGACGGCTGCGTTGTGTCTGGCCGAGATCGTGCGATTGATTGAGGCTCCGAACCAGTTGCTGACTCCGGCGCGCGGGTAG
- a CDS encoding alpha-ketoacid dehydrogenase subunit beta: protein MANLTLVQAINQALAQEMERDNRVVILGEDVGVNGGVFRVTEGLAERFGEHRVQNTPLDESGILGAAVGLAIAGMRPVPEIQFEGFLGPAYDQIVNHAARFRNRTRGAITIPMTIRVPVGGGIHAPELHSDSPEAIYTHSPGLKVVMPCTPYDAKGLLISAIRDPDPVIFFEPKRVYRAYREEVPEEEYTIPIGQAKIVSEGEDLTIVTWGASVFQCLEALDDLPEDVSVELIDLRTIDPIDTDTIAASVEKTGRCVVVHEAPLTCGLGAEISSRIQERCFLHLEAPVQRVAGFDTIMPYYKLELDYLPDANRIGKGIRECLAY from the coding sequence ATGGCCAATCTCACACTAGTTCAGGCAATCAATCAGGCGCTTGCGCAGGAGATGGAGCGCGACAATCGCGTGGTGATTCTTGGCGAAGACGTCGGGGTCAATGGCGGGGTTTTTCGGGTGACGGAGGGGTTGGCGGAGCGGTTCGGCGAGCATCGCGTGCAGAACACGCCGCTGGATGAATCGGGGATTCTGGGTGCGGCGGTCGGGCTTGCGATTGCGGGGATGAGGCCGGTGCCGGAGATTCAGTTCGAGGGTTTCCTGGGCCCGGCGTATGACCAGATTGTGAATCATGCGGCGAGATTCCGCAACCGCACGCGTGGTGCGATCACGATTCCGATGACGATTCGGGTGCCGGTTGGTGGCGGGATCCATGCGCCGGAACTGCACTCGGACTCGCCGGAGGCGATCTACACGCATTCGCCGGGGTTGAAGGTGGTGATGCCTTGCACACCGTATGACGCCAAGGGGCTGCTGATCAGTGCGATTCGGGATCCGGATCCGGTGATTTTCTTTGAGCCCAAGCGGGTGTATCGGGCGTATCGCGAGGAGGTGCCGGAGGAGGAATACACGATTCCGATCGGGCAGGCGAAGATTGTGAGCGAGGGCGAGGACCTGACGATTGTGACGTGGGGCGCGAGTGTGTTTCAATGCCTCGAAGCGCTCGACGATCTTCCCGAAGACGTGAGCGTGGAGTTGATTGACCTGCGGACGATTGACCCGATCGACACGGACACGATCGCGGCGAGTGTGGAGAAGACGGGGCGGTGTGTGGTGGTGCATGAGGCGCCGCTGACGTGCGGGCTGGGGGCGGAGATCTCGTCGCGGATTCAGGAGCGATGCTTCCTGCATCTTGAAGCGCCCGTGCAGCGAGTCGCGGGGTTCGATACGATCATGCCGTATTACAAGTTGGAGCTTGACTATCTGCCGGATGCCAACCGCATCGGAAAGGGGATTCGTGAATGCCTGGCGTATTGA
- a CDS encoding DUF1080 domain-containing protein, translating to MHTTLLPSRKPLSFRVPLPALPALAALAAALLASPATVLAQPENIAPQPAHTIARPEPIFNGRDLSGWWGAETENPADYLALTPDELTRKKAQSLDNIHKHWRVEDGELINDGHGLYLTTDRFFGDFHLMLEYRTVAGADSGIYLRGYPQVQIWDTTEAGGKWNLGADKGSGGLWNNSPDAPGKDPLRLADAPFGHWNALEVIMIGERVTVMLNGHVVVDHARLENYFDRSKPLIARGPIQLQTHGGEIRFRNIAVREISPHETNMALLRGGPMRHAGFDGPRFEQVFNGLTLAGWAGDTDSYEVVDRTIRCLPGKGGTIYTEKEWDDFEAKFEFLLPPGGNNGLAIRYPGAGDTAYVGMCELQVLDDTHPKYARLDPRQYHGSAYGMVAAHRGYLRPVGQWNVQWVRVVGSRITVELNGTQILDADLAAVTDFMGEAAHYAGRTRTSGHFGFAGHHDPVAFRSIEIRRIEAGADAASQPR from the coding sequence ATGCACACCACGCTCCTCCCATCGCGCAAGCCGTTGTCATTTCGCGTCCCGCTGCCCGCGCTGCCCGCACTGGCCGCACTGGCTGCCGCACTGCTCGCCTCGCCCGCGACGGTGCTCGCCCAGCCCGAAAACATCGCGCCCCAGCCCGCGCACACCATCGCCCGCCCCGAGCCCATCTTCAATGGCCGCGACCTGAGCGGATGGTGGGGGGCCGAGACGGAAAACCCCGCAGACTATCTCGCCCTGACGCCCGATGAACTGACACGCAAGAAAGCGCAAAGCCTCGACAACATCCACAAACACTGGCGCGTCGAGGATGGAGAGCTCATCAACGACGGCCACGGGCTCTATCTCACCACCGATCGCTTCTTCGGCGACTTCCACCTCATGCTCGAATACCGCACCGTCGCCGGCGCCGACAGCGGGATCTATCTCCGCGGCTACCCGCAGGTGCAGATCTGGGACACGACCGAGGCCGGGGGCAAGTGGAATCTGGGCGCGGACAAGGGTTCGGGCGGTTTGTGGAACAACTCGCCCGATGCGCCCGGCAAGGATCCGCTCCGCCTGGCCGATGCGCCGTTCGGGCATTGGAACGCGCTCGAAGTCATCATGATCGGCGAGCGCGTGACGGTCATGCTCAACGGCCACGTCGTCGTCGATCACGCCCGGCTCGAAAACTACTTCGACCGCAGCAAGCCGCTGATCGCGCGCGGGCCGATTCAGTTGCAGACCCACGGCGGAGAGATCCGCTTTCGCAACATCGCGGTGCGCGAGATCAGCCCGCACGAAACCAACATGGCCCTGCTGCGCGGCGGACCGATGCGGCACGCCGGTTTCGACGGCCCGCGCTTCGAACAGGTTTTCAATGGCCTGACCCTCGCGGGCTGGGCGGGCGACACCGACAGTTATGAAGTCGTCGATCGCACGATCCGCTGCCTTCCCGGCAAGGGCGGCACGATCTACACCGAAAAAGAGTGGGACGATTTTGAGGCCAAGTTCGAGTTTCTCCTCCCGCCCGGCGGCAACAACGGCCTGGCGATCCGCTATCCCGGAGCGGGCGACACCGCCTACGTCGGCATGTGCGAACTCCAGGTTCTCGACGACACGCACCCGAAGTACGCACGACTCGACCCGCGGCAGTATCACGGCTCGGCCTACGGCATGGTCGCCGCCCATCGCGGGTACCTGCGTCCGGTCGGGCAATGGAACGTCCAGTGGGTGCGCGTCGTTGGCAGCCGGATCACGGTCGAACTCAACGGCACGCAGATCCTCGATGCCGACCTGGCAGCAGTCACCGATTTCATGGGCGAGGCGGCCCACTACGCCGGACGCACGCGCACGAGCGGCCACTTCGGCTTCGCGGGCCACCATGACCCCGTTGCGTTCCGCTCGATCGAGATCCGGCGGATCGAGGCGGGCGCCGATGCCGCGTCTCAGCCGCGCTGA